From Natator depressus isolate rNatDep1 chromosome 7, rNatDep2.hap1, whole genome shotgun sequence, the proteins below share one genomic window:
- the LOC141990721 gene encoding troponin C, slow skeletal and cardiac muscles-like, whose amino-acid sequence MQTNMAAAVGEGEAALLPGPGGGERPSERRAAGARPASRPAGRGMEAVGAGEVESYTVEQLTEEQKNEFKAAFDIFVLGAEDRCISTKELGKVMRMLGKNPTPEELQEMIDEVDEDGSGTVDFDEFLVMMVRCMKDDSKGKSEEELSDLFRMFDINADGYIDLDELKSMLQATGETITEDDIKELMKDGDKNNDGKIDYDAFLQFMKGVE is encoded by the exons ATGCAAACAAACATGGCGGCGGCGGTCGGTGAGGGGGAGGCGGCGCTGCTGCCGGGGCCAGGCGGAGGAGAGCGGCCGAGTGAGCGCCGCGCAGCCGGAGCCCGGCCAGCCAGCCGCCCCGCGGGACGAGGGATGGAGGCGGTGGGGGCCGGGGAGGTGGAGAGCTACACG GTTGAGCAGTTGACAGAAGAACAGAAAAATG AATTCAAGGCTGCCTTTGACATCTTCGTCCTGGGTGCTGAGGACAGATGCATCAGCACAAAGGAACTGGGGAAGGTGATGAGAATGCTGGGGAAGAATCCAACCCCTGAGGAGCTGCAGGAGATGATAGATGAGGTGGATGAAGATG GCAGCGGCACTGTAGACTTTGATGAGTTCTTAGTTATGATGGTCCGATGTATGAAAGATGACAGCAAAGGAAAATCAGAAGAGGAACTCTCAGATCTCTTCAGAATGTTTGATAT AAATGCTGATGGATACATTGACCTTGATGAACTAAAGAGCATGCTGCAGGCTACTGGAGAGACCATTACCGAAGATGATATAAAGGAACTGATGAAGGATGGAGACAAAAACAATGATGGCAAGATTGATTATGATG CATTCCTGCAGTTCATGAAGGGAGTTGAATAA
- the LOC141991523 gene encoding uncharacterized protein LOC141991523 isoform X1: MKDRGHNRDPKQCRVKLKKLRQAYQKTREANGRSGSEPQTCRFYDELHAILGGSATTTPAVLFDSFNGDGGNTEAGFGDEEDDDDDEVVDSSQQASGETGFPDSQELFLTLDLEPVPPEPTQGCLLDPAGGEGTSAACVSMITGSSPSQRLVKIRKKKKRTRDEMFSELMLSSHTDRAQTNVWRQIMSDCRKAQNDQEERWRAEESKWQAEESKWRAEERAEARMWRQRDERRQDSMLRLLEDQTSMLQCMVELQQRQLEHRLPLQPLCNQPPSSPSSIASTPRRPRTRWGGHRPTSHSTTEDCPKKRRLSFNKF, translated from the exons atgaaggacagaggccataacagggacccgaagcagtgccgcgtgaaactgaagaagctgaggcaagcctaccagaaaaccagagaggcgaacggccgctccgggtcagagccccaaacatgccgcttctatgatgagctgcatgccattttagggggttcagccaccactaccccagccgtgttgtttgactccttcaatggagatggaggcaatacggaagcaggttttggggacgaagaagatgatgatgatgacgaggttgtagatagctcacagcaagcaagcggagaaaccggttttcccgacagccaggaactgtttctcaccctggacctggagccagtaccccctgaacccacccaaggctgcctcctggacccagcaggcggagaagggacctccg ctgcatgtgtttcaatgatcacaggatcttctccttcccagaggctagtgaagattagaaagaaaaaaaaacgcactcgagatgaaatgttctccgagctcatgctgtcctcccacactgacagagcacagacgaatgtgtggaggcaaataatgtcagactgcaggaaagcacaaaatgaccaggaggagaggtggcgggctgaagagagtaagtggcaggctgaagagagtaagtggcgggctgaagagagggctgaagctcgaatgtggcgacagcgtgatgagaggaggcaggattcaatgctgaggctgctggaggaccaaaccagtatgctccagtgtatggttgagctgcagcaaaggcagctggagcacagactgccactacagcccctgtgtaaccaaccgccctcctccccaagttccatagcctccacacccagacgcccaagaacgcggtggggtggccaccggccaaccagccactccaccacagaggattgcccaaaaaaaagaaggctgtcattcaataaattttaa
- the LOC141991523 gene encoding uncharacterized protein LOC141991523 isoform X2 — MKDRGHNRDPKQCRVKLKKLRQAYQKTREANGRSGSEPQTCRFYDELHAILGGSATTTPAVLFDSFNGDGGNTEAGFGDEEDDDDDEVVDSSQQASGETGFPDSQELFLTLDLEPVPPEPTQGCLLDPAGGEGTSGSSPSQRLVKIRKKKKRTRDEMFSELMLSSHTDRAQTNVWRQIMSDCRKAQNDQEERWRAEESKWQAEESKWRAEERAEARMWRQRDERRQDSMLRLLEDQTSMLQCMVELQQRQLEHRLPLQPLCNQPPSSPSSIASTPRRPRTRWGGHRPTSHSTTEDCPKKRRLSFNKF, encoded by the exons atgaaggacagaggccataacagggacccgaagcagtgccgcgtgaaactgaagaagctgaggcaagcctaccagaaaaccagagaggcgaacggccgctccgggtcagagccccaaacatgccgcttctatgatgagctgcatgccattttagggggttcagccaccactaccccagccgtgttgtttgactccttcaatggagatggaggcaatacggaagcaggttttggggacgaagaagatgatgatgatgacgaggttgtagatagctcacagcaagcaagcggagaaaccggttttcccgacagccaggaactgtttctcaccctggacctggagccagtaccccctgaacccacccaaggctgcctcctggacccagcaggcggagaagggacctccg gatcttctccttcccagaggctagtgaagattagaaagaaaaaaaaacgcactcgagatgaaatgttctccgagctcatgctgtcctcccacactgacagagcacagacgaatgtgtggaggcaaataatgtcagactgcaggaaagcacaaaatgaccaggaggagaggtggcgggctgaagagagtaagtggcaggctgaagagagtaagtggcgggctgaagagagggctgaagctcgaatgtggcgacagcgtgatgagaggaggcaggattcaatgctgaggctgctggaggaccaaaccagtatgctccagtgtatggttgagctgcagcaaaggcagctggagcacagactgccactacagcccctgtgtaaccaaccgccctcctccccaagttccatagcctccacacccagacgcccaagaacgcggtggggtggccaccggccaaccagccactccaccacagaggattgcccaaaaaaaagaaggctgtcattcaataaattttaa